A window of Sagittula sp. P11 genomic DNA:
TGCGCGGACTGCTCTCCCTCTACGGAATGTTGTTCTTTGCCTTCGTCTACGCGCCGATCCTGCTGGTGGTGATCTACTCGTTCAATGCCAACACCGTGAACATGCTGATCTGGGACGGCTTCACCCTCGACTGGTATCGCCAGATCTTCGGGATGGAGACCACTGTCACCGATAGCGCCAGCTACGTCGACAGCACCGCACAGCTCTACGCCTCGGTGAAGACCAGCCTCATCGTCGCGCTCTCGACCTCGGCGCTTTCGACGGTGTTTGGCACGGCGCTTGCCCTCGGCGTGGCGCGCTATCGCTTTCGGCTGGCGCGGTTCTACCGCACGCTGATGATGGTGCCGATGATCATGCCGGACATCGTGCTGGGCATTGCGCTGCTGATCTTCTTCATCACCATCGGCATGAACCTGTCGATGATGACGATCATCATCGGGCAGTCGACCTTCCTCATCTCCTATGTCTTCGTCACCGTCTCGGCCCGGCTCGCGGCATTCGACACCTCGGTCGAGGAAGCCTCGGCGGACCTCGGCGCCACCCCGGCGCAGACCTTTCGCAAGGTGACACTGCCGGGCATCGCTCCCGGCATCCTCGGGGGGTGGCTGCTGGCCTTCATCATCTCGATGGATGATCTGGTGATCACCTATTTCATCGCCGGCACCGGCAACACCACGCTGCCGATCCACATCTGGGGGATGCTCCGCCGCGGCATCAAACCAGAGATCAACGCCATTGCCACGCTGATGCTGCTGTTCACGCTCGTGATCGCGGCGGCGGGCCTCTACTTCCGATCGAGACGCCAGAAATGACCTGCAGGACCAAACCCCGCGCCCGCGCGCTGGGAGTGCCGCTGCCCGGAGCGCCCGGGCCGCTCAACGCCATCACCGACGTGCCGGGGATCGAAGTCGGCGCGGCAGAGCTGCTCTCGTCGCGCGATCCAAGCTTGGCGACCCGCGGCATCCAGGTGCAGACCGGGGTCACCGCGATCCTGCCGCGCGGGCGCGATGCCGAGCCCAAACCCGTCTGGGCCGGGCAGTTCAGCCTCAACGGCAACGGCGAGATGACCGGGGCGCACTGGGTGCGTGACGGCGGCTGGCTGGCCGGGCCGATCTTGATCTCGAATTCCCATGCCATCGGGCCATGCCACACGGCGGCAGTCCGCTGGATGATCGAGACTTACGGCGCAACCTGGGAAGCGAACCACCTCTGGGCAATGCCCGTCGTGGCCGAGACCTACGACGGCGTGCTGAACGACATCAACGGGCTGCACGTCACCGAAGCTCTGGCGCGGCAGGCCATAGACGCCGCCGCCACCGGCCCCGTGCGCGAGGGCAACTCGGGCGGGGGCGCGGGCATGATCTGCTACGAGTTCAAGGGCGGCACCGGCACGTCCTCACGTCGGCTCGACATCGACGGCGCGGGCTTCACCGTCGGGGCGCTGGTCCAGGCAAACCACGGGATGCGCCCGTGGCTGACCGTTGCCGGCCATCGGATCGGCCCCGAGATGCCCGAAGACCGCATTCCCGACATGATCACCGAACGCGGGTCGATCATCGTGGTGCTGGCGACCGACCTGCCGCTGTCTCCAGGGCAGCTGGAACGGCTGTCGCGCCGGGCCGCCATCGGGATCGGGCGCGGTGGCACACCTGGGGGCAACAACTCGGGCGATATATTTCTCGCCTTCTCGACGGCCAACGAGATGCCCTTGCCTCAGCTTTCCGGCGCCTGGCGGCAGATGACCACGCTCAACGACGAGCGGCTGGACCCGGTCTACATGGCAGCGGTCGAGGCAGTGGACGAAGCCGTGCTCAATGCGCTCTGCGCCGCCGAAGACGTTCCCCTTGCCCGGCCTGCGAAGGGCATTTGCCGCGCCATCGATACCGCGCGGATGATGAAACTGATGCGCGAGCCCGCCTGACCCCGGGCCCGGCGCACCGGTGGGTCTGATCATCTCTATCCCAACGGGAGAGGCGCCCCTGTGCCGCGGGGGACCCTAAGGAATGAACTCGGAACATTTACGGCGAGGGTCGCCGCGATACCCGATGCGCTTTTCTCAGGGGCTTCCCGGCGTGCAGCTCTGTCGCGGAAATCGAGGCGAGGAGTCATGTCGTAAAACCAGCATGGTAGCCGGGACTGCATGAGCGGACCTAGACCACCGAGCCACAAGACCAGGAACTGGCCGGCCTGCAACGATGCGCCGAAGCAGCGTGGCTCCCTGACGATCTGGTTCGGCCCGGGCATGATCTGGAAACCGCCGCCGACCGGCAAGCGGGGTCGGCAATCGTGCTACAGCGACGCTGCGATCCAGACCTGCCTGACGGTGACCTTCCCTGCGAACCGCAGGCTGCGCGGACACTCAGCGCAGGCCGACAAGGATCAGGGCCCCTCCGCCGCAGATCATCACGCACGCGATCAGACGATCAAGGGCGGGTCGGGGCGAGACCAGCTTTTCAAAGAGGACAAATCCCGCCAGTGCGGCGATCCAGGCGATGTTCATGACGCCACCCCAGAACAGCAAGAGCATGATCGCCCAGCAACAGCCCACGCAGTAGAGACCGTGGCGAAGTCCCATTTGCCATGCGCCGCCGGGGCCGTGGCGCCAGCCTAGGGTCAGGACCTGCGCAGGGGACCGGCATTTTTTCAAACAGACCGACTTGGCGGGCGTCAGTTGATACACTCCGGCCATCAAAAGAAGCCCGCCGGAGAGCGATACCGCGGTGCTGCGCATCCCTTCAACCAGACCCTGCCGGACGAGGATCCACTGGGCCAGGACCGCGAGCAGACTGAATCCGCACCAGACAAGCACATAGCCCGACGCCAGCAAGAGCGTCGACCCGTGTCTGCCGGACCGACGGGCGAGGGCGGCATAAAGCAGGATCATCGGAGCGGCACTGGGGAGCATCATGGCGGCCATCATGACGCACCACATCAGGAACATGGTCGCCGCGAGGCCCGGCGTCCATGTCGCGGGTGTCACCGGCATGGCCATGTCGGACATCGACGCCGGCATCTCCATGCCGGCGCCGATCCAAAGGTAGCCCCAGCTCGCAAGGATGACGGCAGTCAGTGCGGCGCTCGCGACCAGCTTGTCGCGCGCAACCAGCCGCTCCACCGGCGTCAGGGCCTCGGTCATGTCAGGCCGCCGCCCTGATGTACCCGTGGTTGTTGAAGTGCAACTCGTTGAACTGCGCGTAGCTGTCGGTGTTGTTGGGCAGGTCGATCAGCCCGTGAGTCCGCGTCGTGGCACTGCCCATCTCGGCGATCTCATATCCGAACCCTCCGACCATATCGATGCGGACCCTGTGCGGCTGACCCGTGACGGGATTGATGATCGGGCCGGCGTCCAGATCGAGGACCCCGTCGATCTGCACTGCGCCGGTCCGGGCCTCGACATCGCAGGAATAGTCGAACTTCTTGAAAATGGTCTCTTCCTTGTGGGGCGACATCATCGAGTAGACCCACCACATCGTTGCCATCTCATCGGTGTCCTCGCCCCGCATGATCCGTTCCAGAGCCTTGCGCTGGTCCGGGGATGCCGCTTCGTCGATGACGATCTGCATGCGGCCCTCGCCGAGGTGGATCGCCCCGGGCCATTTGACGACGGCCGCGAAGTTCAGCCCGTCCAGCGACGTCTCTCCGTGGTGGCCCTTGTCGACATGGAAGCAGATCGCCGCCTCGCATGTGCCGTGGGTGGGCAGCGCGTTGAACTGGCAGGGGCAGCCGTAGGCGCAGTTGCAGTT
This region includes:
- a CDS encoding ABC transporter permease is translated as MTLRGLLSLYGMLFFAFVYAPILLVVIYSFNANTVNMLIWDGFTLDWYRQIFGMETTVTDSASYVDSTAQLYASVKTSLIVALSTSALSTVFGTALALGVARYRFRLARFYRTLMMVPMIMPDIVLGIALLIFFITIGMNLSMMTIIIGQSTFLISYVFVTVSARLAAFDTSVEEASADLGATPAQTFRKVTLPGIAPGILGGWLLAFIISMDDLVITYFIAGTGNTTLPIHIWGMLRRGIKPEINAIATLMLLFTLVIAAAGLYFRSRRQK
- a CDS encoding P1 family peptidase, whose amino-acid sequence is MTCRTKPRARALGVPLPGAPGPLNAITDVPGIEVGAAELLSSRDPSLATRGIQVQTGVTAILPRGRDAEPKPVWAGQFSLNGNGEMTGAHWVRDGGWLAGPILISNSHAIGPCHTAAVRWMIETYGATWEANHLWAMPVVAETYDGVLNDINGLHVTEALARQAIDAAATGPVREGNSGGGAGMICYEFKGGTGTSSRRLDIDGAGFTVGALVQANHGMRPWLTVAGHRIGPEMPEDRIPDMITERGSIIVVLATDLPLSPGQLERLSRRAAIGIGRGGTPGGNNSGDIFLAFSTANEMPLPQLSGAWRQMTTLNDERLDPVYMAAVEAVDEAVLNALCAAEDVPLARPAKGICRAIDTARMMKLMREPA
- a CDS encoding DUF2182 domain-containing protein, which codes for MTEALTPVERLVARDKLVASAALTAVILASWGYLWIGAGMEMPASMSDMAMPVTPATWTPGLAATMFLMWCVMMAAMMLPSAAPMILLYAALARRSGRHGSTLLLASGYVLVWCGFSLLAVLAQWILVRQGLVEGMRSTAVSLSGGLLLMAGVYQLTPAKSVCLKKCRSPAQVLTLGWRHGPGGAWQMGLRHGLYCVGCCWAIMLLLFWGGVMNIAWIAALAGFVLFEKLVSPRPALDRLIACVMICGGGALILVGLR
- a CDS encoding DUF1326 domain-containing protein, whose product is MTPWEIHGTELTNCNCAYGCPCQFNALPTHGTCEAAICFHVDKGHHGETSLDGLNFAAVVKWPGAIHLGEGRMQIVIDEAASPDQRKALERIMRGEDTDEMATMWWVYSMMSPHKEETIFKKFDYSCDVEARTGAVQIDGVLDLDAGPIINPVTGQPHRVRIDMVGGFGYEIAEMGSATTRTHGLIDLPNNTDSYAQFNELHFNNHGYIRAAA